Part of the Tribolium castaneum strain GA2 chromosome 4, icTriCast1.1, whole genome shotgun sequence genome is shown below.
cacaaaccaataatttcataaaatttaattgcaattacaatgttgtgtacaccggctctaaatacggtgttgaaaagtcatactttgagtgactcattttaaattcagtaactacaaacaaaatcaaacactcaaacaatttattgccacgtaataattttttctttaatttcaatgaatgaaagtggcttgctcaaaatttaaagcaaataaacgttttttttgggtttcaatattattattattattttttttaatgctacaaacggtagccaacgtggaagcgatatacaggtacgtccattttattattgtgtcgtatttatttatttcacaaaccaataatttcataaaatttaattgcaattacaatgttgtgtacaccggctctaaatacggtgttgaaaagtcatagttcgAGTGACTCATTtcaaattcagtaactataaacaaaatcaaacactcaaacaatttattgccacgtaataattttgtctttaatttcaatgaatgaaagtggcttgctcaaaatttaaagcaaataaacgttttttttgggtttcaatattattattattattttttttaatgctacaaacggtagccaacgtggaagcgatatacaggtacgtccattttattattgtgtcgtatttatttatttcacaaaccaataatttcataaaatttaattgcaattacaatgttgtgtacaccggctctaaatacggtgttgaaaagtcatactttgagtgactcattttaaattcagtaactacaaacaaaatcaaacactcaaacaatttattgccacgtaataattttgtctttaatttcaatgaatgaaagtggcttgctcaaaatttaaagcaaataaacgttttttttgggtttcaatattattattattattttttttaatgctacaaacggtagccaacgtggaagcgatatacaggtacgtccattttattattgtgtcgtatttatttatttcacaaaccaataatttcataaaatttaattgcaattacaatgttgtgtacaccggctctaaatacggtgttgaaaagtcatactttgagtgactcattttaaattcagtaactacaaacaaaatcaaacactcaaacaatttattgccacgtaataattttgtctttaatttcaatgaatgaaagtggcttgctcaaaatttaaagcaaataaacgttttttttgggtttcaatattattattattattttttttaatgctacaaacggtagccaacgtggaagcgatatacaggtacgtccattttattattgtgtcgtatttatttatttcacaaaccaataatttcataaaatttaattgcaattacaatgttgtgtacaccggctctaaatacggtgttgaaaagtcatagttcgAGTGACTCATTtcaaattcagtaactataaacaaaatcaaacactcaaacaatttattgccacgtaataattttgtctttaatttcaatgaatgaaagtggcttgctcaaaatttaaagcaaataaacgttttttttgggtttcaatattattattattattttttttaatgctacaaacggtagccaacgtggaagcgatatacaggtacgtccattttattattgtgtcgtatttatttatttcacaaaccaataatttcataaaatttaattgcaattacaatgttgtgtacaccggctctaaatacggtgttgaaaagtcatactttgagtgactcattttaaattcagtgactacaaacaaaatcaaacactcaaacaatttattgccacgtaataattttttctttaatttcaatgaatgaaagtggcttgctcaaaatttaaagcaaataaacgttttttttgggtttcaatattattattattttttttttttaatgctacaaacggtagccaacgtggaagcgatatacaggtacgtccattttattattgtgtcgtatttatttatttcacaaaccaataatttcataaaatttaattgcaattacaatgttgtgtacacgggctctaaatacggtgttgaaaagtcatactttgagtgactcattttaaattcagtaactacaaacaaaatcaaacactcaaacaatttattgccacgtaataattttgtctttaatttcaatgaatgaaagtggcttgctcaaaatttaaagcaaataaacgttttttttgggtttcaatattattattattattttttttaatgctacaaacggtagccaacttggaagcgatatacaggtacgtccattttattattgtgtcgtatttatttatttcacaaaccaataatttcataaaatttaattgcaattacaatgttgttgtgtacaccggctctaaatacggtgttgaaaagtcatagtttgagtgactcattttaaattcagtaactataaacaaaatcaaacactcaaacagtttattgccacgtaataattttgtctttaatttcaatgaatgaaagtggcttactcaaaatttaatgcaaataaacttttttttttttggtttcatttttattattttttttaatgctacaaacggtagccaacgtggaagcgatatgaaggtaggtgtatttatttactgaagttttgaatttgaattgccacatattaaaacgtattgtgtattttttattttgtttaatattgacaaacgttgcttgttgtaactttcatgcaaataaagatttttttattggtgttgtttttattttttaatgtcttgctacaaacagtagccaacgcagaagccatatgaaggtaggtgtatttttttgcgttttatcttgtgatgtgttgaatttaatagcttgtgtgccatatattataccgtattgtgtatcctttattctgtataatatttattaatgtcgcttgttgtaacttttctacaaattattttttttgttggttgtgtttttaatttattgtttaggttttgctacaaatggtagcagatgcagtataaaggtaagtgcatttatttaacgccaagtgaaaaaactttgatttttgtgtactattttttcatttcacaaaccaataattcttttattcccttcattttcaaataatcattgtttacctcatccttatatccttttttcctggcaagaatgctctaaacctccacgtggttcttgccggagaaattagttattgactaatttgaccaattagagcaatccttaaatataacattgttgattgttttttacagccgtaaaattatgtcgcttgttgtaatttttatgcaaataaagatttttttattggtgttgttttaatttttttttaatgctacaaacggtagccaacgtggaagcgatataaaggtacgtccattttattgttgtgtcgtatttatttatttcacaaaccaataatttcataaaatttaattgcaattacaatgttgtgtacaccggctctaaatatggtgttgaaaagtcatagtttgagtgactcattttaaattcagtaactaaaaattaaatcaaacactcaaacaatttattgccacgtaataattttgtctttaacttgctcaaaatttaatgcaaataaacattttttttggtttcatttttattattttttttaatgctacaaacagtagccaacgcagaagccatatgaaggtaggtgcatttttttgcgttttatcttgtgatgtgttgaatttaatagcttgtgtgccatatattataccgtattgtgtatcctttattctgtataatatttattaatgtcgcttgttgtaacttttctacaaattatttttttttgttggttgtgtttttaatttattttttaggttttgctacaaaaggtagcagatgcagataaaggtaagtgcatttatttaacgccaagtgaaaaaactttgatttttgtgtactattttttcatttcacaaaccaataattcttttattcccttcattttcaaataatcattgtttacctcatccttttatccttttttcctggcaagtatgctctaaacctccacgtggttcttgctggacaaattactTAGTaatttgacaaattagagCAATCCATAATCGTAATAAATATtgctgattgttttttacagccgtaaaactGTGTTAAAACACCTCTTGTATTCTCATGTTGCGGAGAACATATGAAATGTAGATTTGTCGAAGATGTAACGTAAAGAACAATTTATTTGATATTTAGAAGcttttaaatgctacaaacagtagccaacgcggAAGCCATATAAAGGTaggaacatttttttctatttatcttATGAGGTGTTGAATTGAATACTTTGAGTGCCATATATTTTAATGTAcctattgtgtattctttattttgtataacattgataataatcgcttgttgtaacttctatgcaaataaagattttttattggttgtttttaatttattcctaacatcttgctacaaacagtagccaacgtagaagccatatgaaggtaggtgcattttatttaacgccaagtgaaaaatatttgatttatgtgttgtatttttttcatttcataaccaataattcctttattcccttcattttctaataatcattgtttaccttatccttatttccttttttctgGCAAGAATGCGCTAAAcatccacgtggttcttgctggacaaatgaGTTATCAATTTAactaattagagcaatccttaaatacgaatatttttaactcaatttgcaatttgtccgaacatgatttttttacagtcgaaggccctattAGAGGGCTtgatttcctgcaaaaataattaaaattgcgGGATATAAAGgggatgaaaaaaaaagtttgcgaaatcgggaaattttaaagaatctttaaaaattcattaaggtcccaagggaatgtttgtccgaacatgattgttttacagtcgaaggccctatcgaagggcttaatctcctgcgaaaataaaagttggtaaaaaaatcaagtttgcAAAGTAGAGaatctttataaaaatttaaaaaattcgttaaggccctaaggggtgtttgtcccaacatgatttttttacagtcgaaggccctatcgGAGGGCTTTGtctcttgcaaaaataaagaaaattgcaggataTGAAGGGGGTGAAAAAAACAGATTCCATTGCTTGAAtatgagaataaaaaatgcagaaattaaatgcagttaagttttaatttgtaatagaaACACATTAGAATGGTCAGGAGATGTTCTATGCAAGTCAGCGTAACAGCTTACTGATGTTTTTATGTATAATGATTtacgattattttgataatttgccTGGAGTGAACTTGGCTGTAGAAAACGAGAATGGTGAGGAAATGGTACTAGCTCCATGCGCGCAGCGATTGTCTGGTCGACTGTAATTGTTCATGGTGCCAGCACCATTTTTGATACTATCTTCACTGATATCACCGACTAGCTACGTAAGCTTTGGTGgcggaattttttaaaacaactcATTCGCTCAAAtaatctttattattttattattttattattttttattattcacaGAAGCGTTATATTTTTAGAGCTGAGTAAAAATATCGTTCAAATGCTTTTTCTTTGAAGGGGCATTAGTAAATAGACttcctgaaaataaaaattgaaaaaatgtgaacTGGTTTCATTTCATACCTTGGGTTAGTTCTTACCTACAAACCGCCTATTGACCGAAGTTTGCTCGTTGGAGACGATTTTACACTGCTGTATATCgaatatttcaaaatctaaACACCTGAATTTCTCGTCAGCTTCATACAGTTTATTTGCACTAGTGGGGAACAAGTACGAGCGTCCAGAGAACGGGTTTATGAAATCAGCCCAGTATCCACCTTTGCGTAACTTATCACAAACATTTTTGGCAGTGATCACAAACTAGAACttggaataaatattttgaatgtgTTGTTGCACAGTGGCTTACAGTTTGGGCCATGCGCTCAGTTTCAAGTTCCTTATTCTTCCTCAGTAGTTTCAAGTTTGGTTTCAATGAAATCGTAACTACAGATAATTCTGTACTCTCGAAATCGCGGTATGGAAACAAATCACAGACACTTTGGCGCAAAACTTGTGGACAGGTCTGGACTCGACAAATAATATCCCCGTTGCTGGAACAAGTActctaaaaatgaaacaaatacaATTGGTCTCCAGAGgtctaaacaaaaatacctCATCTATCTCTTCCATGATGAGTTTGTAAGGCGATTCAACAGTCGTGTTGGTATCGTACCAACCCATCCCGATATTCCCCCgcaggaaaa
Proteins encoded:
- the LOC103313606 gene encoding cobalamin trafficking protein CblD, which translates into the protein MSAQNISILRQINKILYKNVAFTARGFSRKSSNSEGPFVTIRSRQAPKNEAKLARLDPNFELLAATNGFPFFLRGNIGMGWYDTNTTVESPYKLIMEEIDESTCSSNGDIICRVQTCPQVLRQSVCDLFPYRDFESTELSVVTISLKPNLKLLRKNKELETERMAQTFVITAKNVCDKLRKGGYWADFINPFSGRSYLFPTSANKLYEADEKFRCLDFEIFDIQQCKIVSNEQTSVNRRFVGSLFTNAPSKKKHLNDIFTQL